From Amphritea atlantica, a single genomic window includes:
- a CDS encoding nitrate reductase subunit alpha, protein MSHLLDRLKYLKKKPESFSGSHGQTTTESRDWEDSYRQRWQHDKIVRSTHGVNCTGSCSWKIYVKNGLITWETQQTDYPRTRPDLPNHEPRGCPRGASYSWYIYSANRLKYPTIRKRLLQLWREARLSHQDPVDAWESIVENPEKAKSYKSVRGLGGFVRSSWDEVNEIIAASNAYTIKQYGPDRVVGFSPIPAMSMVSYAAGARYLSLIGGACLSFYDWYCDLPPASPMTWGEQTDVPESADWYNSNYIIAWGSNVPQTRTPDAHFFTEVRYKGTKTVAVTPDYSEVAKLCDQWMNPKQGTDAALAMAMGHVILKEFYVDKPSEYFNDYARKYSDMPFLVQLEQREDGSYAPGRFIRAADFDQSLGQENNPDWKTVAFDSDSNSFVVPNGSIGFRWGEKGKWNIEEKEGGEGQDTRLAISLIDSHDDVVSVGFPYFGGVENEYFTNNVFSDVIHHNLPAKKIRLADGGESLVVTVGDLMLANYGVNRGLGGDFVADSYDDNAPYTPAWQEKITGVDRNVAIQIAREFADTANKTKGRSMIIVGAGMNHWYHMDMNYRGLINLLVMCGCIGQSGGGWAHYVGQEKLRPQCGWLPLAFGLDWQRPPRQMNGTSFFYNHSSQWRYEKLEVNEILSPLADKSKYTGSLIDFNVRSERMGWLPSAPQLNQNPLEITKAAEAAGVTPQEYTVEQLKSGGIAFAAEDPDNPKNFPRNMFIWRSNLLGSSGKGHEYMLKYLLGTNHSVLGKDLGAEDGPKPEEVKWHEQGAEGKVDLLVTLDFRMSTTCLYSDIVLPTATWYEKDDLNTSDMHPFIHPLSAATDPAWEARSDWDIYKGIAKSFSKVCVGHLGVEQDLVTVPLQHDSPGELSQPYDVKDWKKGECEPVPGKTLPNLAVVERDYPNTYARFTSVGPLLESLGNGGKGISWDTKDEVELLKKLNWTHSEEGAGKDRAKLETAIDAAEMILGLAPETNGQVAVKAWSALGEFTGLDHTHLAKPKEDEKIRFRDVQAQPRKIISSPTWSGLEDEHVSYNAGYTNVHELIPWRTLTGRQQYYQDHQWMRDFGESLLVYRPPINTKSVKPMMNKLPNGNPEIALNWITPHQKWGIHSTYSDNLLMLTLSRGGPIIWMSEVDAQKVGIEDNDWVEIFNSNGAIAARVVVSQRVNEGMTMMYHAQERIVNIPGAETSGTRGGIHNSVTRACPKPTHMIGGYAQQAYGFNYYGTVGSNRDEFVIVRKMKNIDWLDGENNDYVQEAVQ, encoded by the coding sequence ATGAGCCATTTGCTTGATCGACTAAAATATCTGAAGAAGAAGCCGGAAAGTTTTTCCGGCAGCCACGGCCAGACCACCACGGAAAGCCGTGACTGGGAGGATAGCTATCGCCAGCGCTGGCAGCATGACAAGATTGTCCGGTCCACCCATGGGGTGAACTGTACCGGTTCCTGCAGCTGGAAAATTTACGTTAAAAACGGTCTGATTACCTGGGAAACCCAGCAGACTGACTATCCGCGTACCCGACCCGATCTGCCTAATCATGAGCCTCGTGGTTGTCCCCGTGGTGCCAGTTATTCCTGGTATATCTACAGCGCTAACCGGCTGAAATATCCAACTATTCGCAAGCGCCTGCTGCAACTGTGGCGTGAGGCTCGTCTAAGTCATCAGGATCCTGTGGATGCCTGGGAGTCTATTGTCGAGAACCCGGAAAAAGCTAAGTCATATAAATCGGTACGGGGACTGGGTGGCTTTGTCCGTTCCAGTTGGGATGAGGTGAATGAAATTATCGCCGCGTCCAACGCTTATACCATTAAGCAGTATGGCCCGGATCGGGTGGTCGGCTTCTCGCCAATTCCTGCGATGTCGATGGTTTCCTATGCGGCCGGTGCCCGCTATTTGTCACTGATCGGTGGAGCCTGTCTGAGTTTCTACGACTGGTACTGCGATCTGCCACCGGCGTCACCGATGACCTGGGGAGAGCAGACAGACGTACCTGAGTCGGCCGACTGGTATAACTCCAACTACATTATCGCCTGGGGCTCCAATGTGCCGCAGACCCGTACCCCGGATGCTCACTTCTTTACTGAAGTACGTTACAAGGGAACTAAAACCGTGGCCGTCACTCCGGACTATTCCGAAGTCGCTAAGCTGTGCGATCAGTGGATGAACCCGAAACAGGGTACTGATGCTGCACTGGCGATGGCCATGGGGCATGTGATTCTGAAAGAGTTTTATGTCGATAAGCCCAGCGAGTACTTCAACGATTACGCGCGTAAATACAGCGATATGCCGTTCCTGGTACAGCTGGAGCAGCGCGAAGACGGCAGCTATGCGCCGGGCCGCTTTATCCGCGCCGCCGACTTCGATCAGTCGCTCGGACAGGAAAATAATCCGGACTGGAAAACCGTCGCCTTTGATTCAGACAGCAACAGCTTTGTGGTGCCCAACGGTTCCATCGGTTTCCGCTGGGGAGAGAAGGGTAAGTGGAATATTGAAGAGAAAGAGGGTGGCGAAGGTCAGGATACCCGTCTGGCAATCAGTCTGATCGATAGTCACGATGACGTGGTTTCGGTCGGTTTCCCATACTTTGGTGGCGTTGAAAATGAATACTTCACCAATAACGTCTTCAGTGATGTGATCCATCACAATCTGCCGGCGAAAAAAATCAGACTGGCCGATGGGGGTGAGTCCCTGGTGGTCACCGTTGGCGACCTGATGCTGGCAAACTATGGCGTTAATCGTGGTCTGGGCGGTGATTTTGTGGCGGACAGCTACGATGATAATGCGCCTTACACCCCGGCCTGGCAGGAGAAGATCACCGGTGTGGATCGCAATGTGGCGATTCAGATCGCCCGTGAGTTTGCCGACACTGCAAACAAGACCAAAGGTCGCTCTATGATCATTGTCGGTGCCGGTATGAACCACTGGTATCACATGGATATGAACTACCGTGGCCTGATCAACCTGCTGGTAATGTGCGGTTGTATCGGTCAGAGCGGCGGCGGTTGGGCGCACTATGTGGGGCAGGAAAAGCTGCGACCACAGTGTGGCTGGTTACCGCTGGCATTTGGTCTCGACTGGCAGCGTCCGCCACGGCAGATGAACGGTACCAGCTTCTTCTACAACCACTCCAGTCAGTGGCGCTACGAAAAACTGGAAGTGAATGAAATTCTGTCACCACTGGCGGACAAGTCCAAATATACCGGCAGCCTGATCGACTTTAATGTGCGTTCCGAACGGATGGGCTGGTTACCGTCTGCACCACAGTTGAATCAGAACCCGCTGGAAATTACCAAGGCTGCGGAAGCCGCCGGCGTAACACCGCAGGAATATACGGTTGAGCAGTTAAAATCCGGTGGTATTGCGTTTGCCGCTGAGGATCCGGATAACCCGAAGAACTTCCCACGGAATATGTTTATCTGGCGTTCTAACCTGCTGGGTAGCTCCGGTAAGGGCCATGAGTACATGCTCAAGTACCTGCTGGGTACCAATCACTCGGTGCTGGGTAAGGATCTGGGCGCCGAAGATGGGCCTAAGCCGGAAGAGGTCAAATGGCACGAACAGGGGGCAGAGGGCAAGGTTGACCTGCTGGTGACACTGGATTTCCGTATGTCTACCACCTGCCTGTACTCCGATATCGTGTTGCCGACTGCCACCTGGTACGAGAAGGACGATCTGAATACCTCGGATATGCATCCGTTTATTCATCCGCTGTCTGCGGCCACCGATCCCGCCTGGGAAGCCCGTTCCGACTGGGATATCTACAAAGGCATTGCGAAGTCATTTTCCAAGGTCTGTGTCGGTCATCTGGGTGTAGAACAGGATCTGGTTACCGTGCCTTTACAGCATGACTCACCGGGAGAACTGTCTCAGCCCTATGATGTTAAAGACTGGAAGAAAGGCGAGTGCGAACCGGTTCCGGGTAAAACGCTGCCAAATCTGGCGGTGGTCGAACGCGACTATCCGAATACCTACGCTCGCTTCACCTCGGTCGGCCCTTTACTGGAAAGCCTGGGTAATGGTGGTAAGGGAATTAGCTGGGATACGAAGGATGAGGTTGAGTTACTCAAGAAACTCAACTGGACGCATAGCGAAGAGGGTGCCGGTAAAGACCGGGCTAAACTGGAAACCGCGATTGATGCGGCGGAGATGATCCTCGGTCTGGCGCCGGAAACCAATGGTCAGGTTGCCGTGAAGGCCTGGTCGGCACTGGGTGAGTTTACCGGTCTGGATCATACCCATCTGGCGAAGCCGAAAGAGGATGAAAAGATCCGCTTCCGTGATGTGCAGGCGCAACCCCGTAAGATCATATCTTCACCGACCTGGTCTGGCCTGGAAGATGAGCATGTTTCCTACAATGCGGGTTATACCAACGTTCACGAGTTGATTCCATGGCGTACCCTGACCGGACGGCAGCAGTACTATCAGGATCATCAGTGGATGCGTGATTTCGGTGAAAGTCTGCTGGTTTACCGGCCGCCGATTAATACCAAGTCGGTCAAACCGATGATGAATAAGTTGCCTAATGGTAACCCGGAAATCGCCCTGAACTGGATCACTCCGCATCAGAAGTGGGGTATTCATTCGACCTACAGCGATAACCTGCTGATGCTGACGTTGTCCCGCGGTGGTCCGATCATCTGGATGTCTGAAGTGGATGCACAGAAGGTCGGCATAGAAGATAACGACTGGGTTGAAATCTTCAACAGTAACGGTGCGATTGCCGCCCGTGTCGTGGTGTCGCAGCGGGTTAACGAAGGGATGACCATGATGTATCACGCCCAGGAACGTATCGTGAATATCCCGGGTGCGGAGACCTCCGGAACCCGTGGCGGTATTCATAACTCGGTCACCCGCGCGTGCCCGAAACCGACGCATATGATCGGTGGTTATGCACAGCAGGCGTACGGTTTCAACTACTACGGGACTGTGGGCTCCAACCGGGATGAGTTCGTCATTGTACGTAAGATGAAGAACATCGACTGGCTGGATGGCGAGAATAATGATTATGTTCAGGAGGCGGTACAATGA
- a CDS encoding antiporter codes for MSDLKIWDVENTKFWEEEGKRVANRNLWISIPSLLCGFAVWLYWGIITVQMLNLGFPFEKAELFTLAGIAGLTGATLRIPSSFFIRIAGGRNTVFFTTALLMVPAFGTGLALQDKDTPLWVFQLLAFLSGIGGGNFASSMSNISFFFPKRQQGLALGLNAGLGNAGVTTMQILVPLVMTFGIFGGDAMILENTSGTLIGKIPAGSETYVHNAGYVWLLFLIPLAVMSWFGMHNIKTEAVSPDVGSSAGAMGKILGLLLIGFFTAACGLYVILPAPVGMGAPAIAKWPVIAGILLLTVVLMKMVPGDIKPNLQRQFKIFNNKHTWIMSVIYTMTFGSFIGYSAGFALAIKVVFGYQHLMVDGIMTHETVNNNGPSALMYAWMGPFIGALIRPVGGWIADKVGGAKVTQVVAIVMIASALGVAYYLKAAYQSANPEEFFVPFLLLFLVLFAATGIGNGSTFRTIAMVFDKEQAGPALGWTSAVAAYGAFVIPKVFGEQINLATPENALYGFALFYLLCLLMNWWFYLGPKAEYKNP; via the coding sequence ATGTCTGATTTAAAAATATGGGATGTCGAGAACACTAAGTTCTGGGAAGAGGAAGGGAAGAGGGTAGCGAATCGCAACCTGTGGATCTCTATTCCGAGTCTGCTGTGTGGTTTTGCTGTCTGGTTGTACTGGGGCATTATTACCGTACAGATGCTTAACCTGGGGTTTCCCTTTGAGAAAGCGGAACTGTTTACGCTGGCCGGTATTGCCGGTCTGACCGGTGCGACCCTGAGGATTCCGAGTAGTTTCTTTATTCGTATCGCCGGGGGGCGCAATACTGTCTTCTTCACCACCGCATTGCTGATGGTGCCGGCGTTTGGTACCGGGCTGGCACTGCAGGACAAGGATACGCCACTGTGGGTGTTCCAGTTGCTGGCGTTTCTGTCGGGGATCGGCGGCGGTAATTTTGCTTCTTCTATGTCCAATATCAGCTTTTTCTTTCCCAAGCGACAGCAGGGTCTGGCGCTTGGACTGAATGCCGGGCTGGGTAATGCCGGGGTAACCACCATGCAAATTCTGGTGCCTCTGGTGATGACGTTCGGGATCTTTGGTGGCGATGCCATGATTCTGGAAAACACCTCAGGGACGTTGATCGGAAAAATTCCGGCCGGCTCAGAAACCTATGTGCATAATGCCGGGTATGTCTGGCTGTTGTTTCTGATACCACTGGCGGTGATGAGCTGGTTTGGTATGCACAATATCAAAACCGAGGCGGTATCACCGGATGTGGGCAGTTCCGCCGGGGCGATGGGCAAAATTCTCGGTCTGTTGCTGATCGGTTTCTTTACTGCGGCCTGTGGTCTGTATGTGATTTTGCCAGCCCCTGTGGGGATGGGCGCACCGGCAATTGCCAAGTGGCCGGTGATAGCGGGTATTTTGCTGTTGACCGTGGTGCTGATGAAGATGGTTCCCGGGGATATCAAGCCCAATCTGCAGCGTCAGTTTAAGATTTTCAATAATAAACATACCTGGATCATGAGTGTTATTTACACGATGACGTTCGGTAGCTTTATCGGATATTCTGCCGGTTTTGCGCTGGCGATTAAGGTGGTATTCGGTTATCAGCACCTGATGGTCGATGGCATTATGACCCATGAAACCGTCAACAATAATGGTCCTTCTGCATTGATGTACGCCTGGATGGGGCCCTTTATCGGTGCCCTTATTCGCCCGGTTGGTGGCTGGATTGCCGATAAAGTCGGTGGTGCTAAAGTGACTCAGGTGGTTGCGATTGTCATGATTGCCAGTGCTCTGGGAGTGGCTTATTACCTCAAGGCGGCGTATCAGTCTGCCAATCCGGAAGAGTTCTTTGTACCGTTTCTGCTCTTGTTTCTGGTGCTGTTTGCCGCGACAGGCATTGGTAATGGTTCTACTTTCCGTACCATTGCGATGGTGTTTGATAAGGAACAGGCCGGTCCCGCGCTGGGCTGGACCTCTGCGGTAGCTGCTTACGGGGCGTTTGTTATTCCTAAGGTATTCGGTGAACAGATCAATCTTGCGACACCGGAAAACGCGCTCTATGGCTTCGCGCTGTTCTATCTGCTGTGTCTGCTGATGAACTGGTGGTTCTACCTGGGACCCAAAGCTGAGTATAAAAATCCGTAG
- a CDS encoding NarK/NasA family nitrate transporter produces the protein MPAQETQKQISALVMSTLLFAACFATWTLISVIGLQIKEDLQLSETEFGLLIATPILSGALARLPMGILAERYGGRQLMLGVVLLVSIPLYGFAYAQYYWQYLLLGLCIGLVGSTFVIGIQYVSSWSSRENQGLAMGVFGAGNLGAALTNLVAPLIIIAYGWRMAPIAYAFVLVLLALLFWLLTQDDPVHQSRSQQHKSLSLSEILTPLLELRVWRFGLYYFFMFGGYVALALWLPDYYVHHYGLDLKTASFITLLFTVPGALTRILGGWCADHLGARQVNWSVFWVCLFCLFFLSYPPTTMTIHGIDGDMTFLLEMPVWLFTVLIMVVGVAMGFGKASVFRVVYDYYPDRMGTVGGAVGLLGAIGGFVLPILFGLVTDLFGVRSSCFMLLYGVLALCMTVMYYGINLQDKQNRLQEAIRNNFLHENLDA, from the coding sequence ATGCCTGCCCAGGAAACTCAAAAACAGATATCAGCTTTGGTAATGAGCACCCTGCTTTTTGCCGCCTGTTTTGCGACCTGGACACTGATCTCCGTGATTGGTTTGCAGATTAAAGAGGATCTGCAACTGAGCGAGACTGAGTTTGGCTTATTGATCGCCACGCCGATCCTGAGTGGTGCGCTCGCACGGTTGCCGATGGGCATCCTGGCGGAACGTTATGGCGGGCGGCAACTGATGCTGGGGGTGGTATTACTGGTGAGTATTCCATTGTACGGCTTCGCCTATGCCCAGTATTACTGGCAATACCTGTTATTAGGATTATGTATCGGACTGGTCGGTAGCACCTTCGTTATTGGTATTCAGTATGTCTCTTCCTGGTCGTCACGGGAAAATCAGGGACTGGCAATGGGAGTTTTTGGCGCCGGAAATCTTGGGGCAGCGCTGACCAACCTGGTGGCTCCGCTGATTATTATCGCCTATGGCTGGCGCATGGCCCCGATTGCCTATGCCTTTGTGCTGGTGCTGCTGGCACTGTTGTTCTGGTTGTTGACTCAGGATGACCCGGTGCATCAGAGCCGCAGCCAACAACATAAAAGCCTGTCTCTGAGCGAGATTCTGACGCCTCTGCTGGAACTGCGGGTGTGGCGTTTTGGTTTGTATTATTTTTTTATGTTTGGTGGCTATGTCGCACTGGCGCTCTGGTTGCCGGACTACTACGTACACCACTATGGGCTGGATCTGAAAACAGCCTCCTTTATTACGCTGTTGTTTACAGTGCCGGGGGCATTAACCCGGATACTCGGTGGTTGGTGTGCCGACCATCTGGGTGCACGGCAGGTCAACTGGAGCGTTTTCTGGGTCTGCCTGTTCTGTCTTTTCTTTCTCTCCTATCCCCCTACCACGATGACCATCCATGGCATCGACGGAGACATGACGTTTCTGCTGGAGATGCCGGTCTGGCTGTTTACTGTATTGATCATGGTGGTGGGTGTGGCTATGGGGTTCGGGAAAGCCAGTGTGTTTCGCGTCGTTTACGATTACTACCCGGACCGGATGGGAACGGTAGGTGGCGCCGTGGGACTGCTGGGAGCGATCGGAGGGTTTGTTCTGCCGATTCTGTTTGGTCTGGTGACAGACCTGTTCGGGGTTCGAAGCTCCTGTTTCATGCTGCTTTACGGGGTGTTGGCGCTGTGCATGACGGTCATGTACTACGGCATCAACCTGCAGGATAAACAGAATCGTTTGCAGGAGGCGATCCGAAATAATTTTTTACACGAGAACCTGGATGCCTGA